From a single Pseudomonas cremoricolorata genomic region:
- the trmA gene encoding tRNA (uridine(54)-C5)-methyltransferase TrmA, whose translation MSAAFDPSTYSEQLAAKAQRLRELLAPFAAPEPQVFDSPQAHYRLRAEFRLWREAGQRHYAMFAPGEKHTAILIDDFPIASQRINELMPRLKAAWQRNEDLSNRLFQVEFLTTLAGDAMVTLCYHRPLDEAWEVAAQALASELDVSIIGRSKGKRLVIGRDYAVEKLEVAGRTFSYRQPEGAFTQPNGTVNQKMLGWAYEAMGERSDDLLELYCGNGNFTLPLATRVRKVLATEISKTSVNAALSNLDENGIDNVCLVRLSAEELTQALNEVRPFRRLQGIDLKQYDFGTVFVDPPRAGMDPDTCELTRRFERILYISCNPETLAANIAQLHDTHRIERCAVFDQFPYTHHMESGVLLVRR comes from the coding sequence ATGAGTGCTGCCTTCGATCCTTCGACCTACAGCGAACAACTCGCCGCCAAGGCGCAGCGCCTGCGCGAACTGCTGGCACCGTTCGCCGCCCCCGAGCCGCAGGTCTTCGATTCGCCGCAGGCGCACTATCGCCTGCGCGCCGAATTCCGTCTGTGGCGCGAAGCGGGCCAGCGTCATTACGCGATGTTCGCCCCCGGTGAAAAGCACACAGCCATTCTCATCGACGACTTCCCCATCGCCAGCCAGCGCATCAATGAGCTGATGCCGCGGCTCAAGGCCGCCTGGCAGCGCAATGAAGACTTGAGCAATCGCCTGTTCCAGGTCGAGTTCCTCACCACCCTGGCCGGCGATGCCATGGTCACGCTGTGCTATCACCGTCCGCTGGACGAGGCCTGGGAAGTCGCCGCCCAGGCGCTGGCCAGCGAGTTGGATGTCAGCATCATTGGCCGTTCCAAGGGCAAACGCCTGGTGATCGGCCGTGATTACGCGGTCGAGAAACTCGAGGTTGCCGGTCGAACCTTCAGCTACCGCCAGCCGGAGGGCGCCTTCACCCAGCCCAATGGCACGGTCAACCAGAAGATGCTCGGCTGGGCCTATGAGGCCATGGGCGAGCGCAGCGACGACCTGCTCGAGCTGTACTGCGGCAATGGCAACTTCACCCTGCCGCTGGCGACCCGGGTGCGCAAGGTGCTGGCCACCGAAATCAGCAAGACCTCGGTCAACGCCGCCCTGAGCAACCTCGACGAGAACGGCATCGACAACGTCTGCCTGGTGCGCCTGTCGGCAGAAGAGCTGACCCAGGCCCTCAACGAGGTGCGTCCGTTCCGCCGCCTGCAGGGCATCGACCTCAAGCAGTACGATTTCGGCACCGTGTTCGTCGACCCGCCGCGCGCCGGCATGGACCCGGACACCTGCGAGCTGACCCGGCGCTTCGAGCGCATTCTGTACATTTCGTGCAACCCGGAAACCCTGGCGGCGAACATCGCGCAACTGCACGACACCCACCGCATCGAGCGCTGCGCAGTGTTCGACCAGTTCCCCTATACCCACCACATGGAAAGCGGTGTGTTGCTGGTGCGTCGCTGA
- the ggt gene encoding gamma-glutamyltransferase, giving the protein MRITVFQSVAIAAAIFTSSASYAVTLQAGAVAAPDQYGAQVAADILKRGGNAVDAAVATAFTLAVTYPEAGNIGGGGFMALFMDGNPYFLDYREVAPKAASRNMYLDDKGQVIENLSLVGARAAGVPGTVMGLWEAHQQFGKLPWSELLTPAIGYARNGFKIAEKQYQYRDDAHRLFKAGTNFNDYFGSMKVGEPFKQPELAKTLERIADKGAAEFYQGKTAELLVAQMKADKGLITADDLRDYKALWRDPVAIEWRGNIVYTAPPPSSGGIALAQLLGIKEVRADDFKGVPHNSARYIHLLAEIEKRVFADRADYLGDPAFTQVPMVRLMAKDYLAQRAAQVNPQAISATESIKPGLESHQTTHFSIVDKEGNAVSNTYTLNLDYGSGVVVKGAGFLLNDEMDDFSVKPGTANVFGVIGGDANAIEPGKRMLSSMSPTLVTRDYKVTLVLGTPGGSRIFTSIFQVLNNLYDYDMPLEKAVAAQRVHHQLLPKDTIYYDSYAPLTGPVAAELKKMGYTLEDQGWNMGDVQAIRVTGERVETASDPRGRGVGVIVR; this is encoded by the coding sequence ATGCGCATCACTGTGTTCCAGTCGGTGGCCATAGCCGCCGCGATCTTCACCAGCTCCGCCAGTTACGCCGTGACCTTGCAGGCCGGCGCAGTGGCCGCGCCCGACCAGTACGGCGCGCAGGTGGCCGCCGATATTCTCAAGCGCGGCGGCAACGCAGTAGACGCTGCTGTGGCCACCGCCTTCACCCTGGCGGTGACCTACCCCGAGGCCGGCAACATTGGCGGCGGCGGCTTCATGGCCTTGTTCATGGACGGCAACCCGTATTTTCTCGACTACCGCGAGGTGGCCCCCAAGGCCGCCAGCCGCAACATGTACCTGGACGACAAAGGCCAGGTGATCGAAAACCTCAGCCTGGTCGGCGCCCGCGCCGCCGGGGTGCCTGGCACCGTGATGGGCTTGTGGGAAGCCCATCAGCAATTCGGCAAGCTGCCTTGGAGCGAACTGCTGACCCCAGCCATTGGCTACGCGCGCAATGGCTTCAAGATCGCCGAAAAACAGTATCAGTATCGCGACGATGCCCATCGTCTGTTCAAGGCCGGGACCAACTTCAACGACTATTTCGGCAGCATGAAAGTCGGCGAGCCGTTCAAGCAGCCGGAGCTGGCCAAGACCCTCGAACGCATCGCAGACAAAGGCGCCGCCGAGTTCTATCAGGGCAAGACCGCTGAACTGCTGGTGGCGCAGATGAAAGCCGACAAGGGCCTGATCACTGCCGACGACCTACGTGATTACAAAGCGCTGTGGCGCGACCCGGTGGCCATCGAGTGGCGCGGCAACATCGTCTACACCGCGCCGCCGCCGAGCTCGGGCGGTATCGCCCTGGCGCAGTTGCTGGGCATCAAGGAGGTCCGTGCTGACGACTTCAAAGGCGTGCCGCACAACTCGGCGCGCTATATCCACCTGTTGGCGGAAATCGAAAAACGTGTGTTCGCCGACCGCGCCGACTACCTCGGCGATCCGGCGTTCACCCAGGTCCCCATGGTGCGCCTGATGGCCAAGGACTACCTGGCGCAGCGCGCCGCCCAGGTCAACCCGCAGGCGATCTCGGCCACCGAGTCGATCAAGCCGGGCCTGGAGTCGCACCAGACCACGCATTTTTCCATCGTCGACAAAGAGGGCAATGCGGTGAGCAACACCTACACCCTCAACCTCGACTACGGCAGTGGTGTGGTGGTCAAGGGCGCGGGCTTTTTGCTCAACGATGAAATGGACGATTTCAGCGTCAAGCCCGGTACCGCCAATGTGTTTGGGGTGATTGGCGGCGACGCCAATGCCATCGAGCCGGGCAAGCGCATGCTGTCGTCGATGAGCCCGACTCTGGTCACCCGCGACTACAAGGTCACCTTGGTGCTCGGCACCCCAGGCGGCTCGCGGATTTTCACCTCGATCTTCCAGGTGCTGAACAACCTGTATGACTACGACATGCCGCTGGAAAAAGCCGTCGCCGCCCAGCGCGTACACCATCAGTTGCTGCCCAAGGACACGATCTATTACGACAGCTATGCGCCGCTGACCGGGCCTGTGGCCGCTGAACTCAAGAAGATGGGCTACACCCTGGAAGACCAGGGCTGGAACATGGGCGATGTGCAGGCGATTCGGGTGACCGGCGAGCGCGTGGAAACCGCTTCCGATCCCCGCGGGCGTGGGGTTGGGGTGATTGTGCGGTAG
- a CDS encoding CDP-alcohol phosphatidyltransferase family protein has protein sequence MPSIYQLKPRFQALLRPSVERLHARGVTANQVTLAAAGVSLLLGLLLAWQVQATWLFLLVPLWMLLRMALNAIDGMLAREFGQQSTLGAYLNELCDVVADAALYLPFALLLGVSAPLVVVVVLLAVISEYAGVMGPLVGASRRYDGPMGKSDRAFVFGVIGAGVGCAVLPASWINGLLAVVLLLSLYTLYNRVRHGLSETR, from the coding sequence ATGCCGTCGATCTACCAGCTCAAGCCGCGTTTCCAGGCCTTGCTGCGCCCCAGCGTGGAGCGCCTGCACGCCCGCGGCGTGACCGCCAACCAAGTGACCCTGGCAGCGGCCGGGGTTTCGCTGCTGCTGGGCCTGCTGCTGGCCTGGCAGGTACAGGCCACCTGGTTGTTCCTGCTGGTGCCGCTGTGGATGCTGCTGCGCATGGCGCTCAATGCCATCGATGGCATGCTGGCCCGCGAATTCGGCCAGCAATCGACGCTCGGCGCCTACCTCAACGAACTCTGCGACGTGGTCGCCGACGCGGCGCTGTACCTGCCGTTCGCCCTGCTGCTGGGCGTGTCTGCGCCGCTGGTGGTGGTGGTCGTGCTGCTGGCGGTGATCAGCGAATACGCAGGCGTCATGGGGCCGCTGGTCGGCGCCTCGAGGCGCTATGACGGGCCGATGGGCAAGAGCGACCGCGCCTTCGTCTTCGGCGTGATCGGCGCCGGCGTTGGCTGCGCCGTGCTGCCGGCCAGTTGGATCAACGGCCTGCTGGCGGTGGTTCTGCTGCTCTCGCTGTATACCCTCTACAACCGGGTTCGCCATGGCCTGAGCGAAACCCGCTGA
- a CDS encoding LysR family transcriptional regulator, translating into MKTRSEELQVFVAVIDCGSISAAAEKLGQTPSSLSRSLSRLEARLGTTLLNRTTRRMELTEEGRFFLERSRLILGQMQELEERLSLHRQSPAGRLRINAATSFMLHAIVPWIGEFRRQYPDIELELNTDDLIIDLLEQRTDVAIRIGELSDSSLHARSLGCSPLQVLASPGYLARHGTPRQVQDLEQHCLLGFTQPDSLNHWPLRHAEGDRWSIRPQLLASTGETLRALALAGEGIVCLSHFMTHEDIRSGRLQVLLADANSGYRQPIHAVYYRNTQLALRIQCFLDFIQHKLAAYAC; encoded by the coding sequence GTGAAGACGCGCTCAGAAGAACTGCAAGTATTCGTCGCGGTGATCGACTGTGGGTCGATCTCCGCTGCTGCCGAAAAATTGGGGCAGACACCGTCCTCGCTCAGCCGCAGCCTGTCGCGGCTCGAGGCGCGGCTGGGCACCACTCTGCTCAATCGCACCACCCGGCGCATGGAGCTGACCGAAGAGGGGCGGTTCTTTCTCGAACGCTCGCGGCTGATCCTCGGGCAGATGCAAGAGCTCGAAGAGCGCCTGTCACTGCACCGCCAGAGCCCGGCCGGACGCCTGCGCATCAACGCCGCGACCTCGTTCATGCTGCACGCGATCGTGCCCTGGATCGGTGAGTTCCGCCGCCAGTACCCGGACATCGAGCTGGAGCTGAACACCGATGACCTGATCATCGACCTGCTGGAACAGCGTACCGATGTGGCGATTCGCATCGGCGAGCTGAGTGATTCCAGCCTGCATGCCCGTTCGCTCGGTTGCAGCCCACTGCAGGTGCTGGCGAGCCCCGGCTACCTGGCGCGCCACGGCACGCCGCGTCAGGTGCAGGACCTCGAGCAGCATTGCCTGCTCGGTTTCACCCAGCCGGACAGCCTCAACCACTGGCCGCTGCGCCACGCCGAAGGTGACCGCTGGAGCATCCGTCCGCAGCTGCTGGCCTCCACGGGCGAGACCTTGCGCGCGCTGGCTTTGGCCGGAGAAGGCATCGTCTGCCTGTCGCACTTCATGACCCACGAGGACATCCGCAGCGGCCGCCTGCAGGTGCTGCTGGCCGACGCCAACAGCGGCTATCGCCAGCCGATCCACGCGGTGTACTACCGCAACACGCAACTGGCCCTGCGCATCCAGTGCTTCCTCGATTTCATCCAGCACAAGCTGGCGGCCTATGCCTGTTGA
- a CDS encoding NAD(P)H-dependent oxidoreductase — translation MQHILLLNGGKRFAHSDGRLNQTLHDSAVAFFDQPGFEVRETFIDGGYDVDEEVQKFLWADVVIYQMPGWWMGAPYTVKQYLDEVFTAGHGSLYANDGRTRSDASQKYGSGGLIQGKRYLISATWNAPQQAFDDPHDFFEGKGVDAVYFPFHKAHQFLGMAALPTFLAVDVMKRPDVPATVARYQAHLGEVFARG, via the coding sequence ATGCAGCACATCCTTCTGCTCAACGGCGGCAAACGCTTCGCCCATTCCGACGGGCGCCTCAACCAGACCCTGCACGACAGCGCCGTGGCGTTCTTCGACCAGCCCGGCTTCGAGGTGCGCGAAACCTTCATCGATGGTGGTTACGATGTCGACGAAGAAGTGCAGAAATTTCTCTGGGCCGATGTTGTGATCTACCAGATGCCGGGCTGGTGGATGGGCGCGCCCTACACCGTCAAGCAGTACCTCGATGAGGTGTTCACCGCAGGCCACGGCAGCCTCTACGCCAACGATGGCCGCACCCGCAGCGATGCCTCGCAGAAGTACGGCAGCGGCGGCCTCATCCAGGGCAAGCGCTACCTGATTTCCGCCACCTGGAATGCCCCGCAGCAGGCCTTCGACGACCCGCACGACTTCTTCGAGGGCAAGGGCGTGGATGCCGTGTACTTCCCGTTCCACAAGGCCCATCAGTTCCTCGGCATGGCCGCACTGCCGACCTTCCTCGCGGTGGATGTGATGAAACGCCCCGACGTGCCGGCCACCGTCGCTCGTTACCAGGCGCACCTGGGCGAGGTGTTCGCACGCGGCTGA
- a CDS encoding bifunctional alpha/beta hydrolase/class I SAM-dependent methyltransferase — translation MRQAQSLHFSTHDGVELHYRHWPATRNEHQPRRAVVMFHRGHEHGGRLAHLADELDMPGYDFFAWDARGHGHSPGARGDSPGFATSVRDVQTFIEHVQRTHGIEQHNMVVLAQSVGAVLIATWAHDYAPKVRCLVLASPAFKVKLYVPFARPGLKLLKKLRGNFFVNSYVKPRLLTHDPQRVMSYRADPLISRPISVTMLLGLYEAADRVVADAQAIQLPTQLLVSGADLVVERAPQERFFERLGSARKEMHLLPGFFHDTLGERDRGHVLRRIERFVSQCFDAPLPAPSLLDADRVGASCAEAESLAAPLPRHSPRDLYWRATRAGLRLGKGLSEGVKLGFDTGFDSGSTLDYVYRDLPTGKGRLGRMIDRNYLDAIGWRGIRQRKVHAEELLREAIARLHQQQRPVHIVDIAAGHGRYILEALQGLPQLPDSILLRDYSELNVRQGSALIDEKGLGAIAQFVQGDAFDRDSLANLPTRPTLAVVSGLYELFADNTQVGNSLAGLGDAVEEGGYLIYTGQPWHPQLEMIARALTSHRQGQAWVMRRRSQAEMDQLVEAAGFRKISQRIDEWGIFSVSLAQRVSE, via the coding sequence ATGCGCCAAGCGCAATCGCTGCATTTCTCAACCCATGATGGCGTCGAGTTGCACTACCGCCACTGGCCAGCCACCCGTAACGAGCATCAGCCCCGCCGCGCCGTGGTGATGTTCCACCGCGGCCATGAACACGGCGGGCGCCTGGCGCACCTGGCCGATGAGCTGGACATGCCCGGCTACGACTTCTTCGCCTGGGATGCCCGCGGCCACGGCCACTCGCCCGGCGCCCGCGGCGACAGCCCAGGCTTTGCCACCAGCGTGCGCGATGTGCAGACCTTCATCGAGCATGTGCAACGTACCCACGGCATCGAGCAGCACAACATGGTGGTACTGGCGCAAAGCGTCGGCGCCGTGCTGATCGCCACCTGGGCGCACGATTACGCACCCAAGGTGCGTTGCCTGGTGCTGGCCTCGCCGGCTTTCAAGGTCAAGCTGTACGTGCCCTTCGCCCGCCCCGGCCTGAAGCTGCTGAAAAAGCTGCGCGGCAACTTCTTCGTCAACAGCTACGTCAAGCCGCGCCTGCTCACCCATGACCCGCAGCGGGTGATGTCGTACCGCGCCGACCCGCTGATCAGCCGGCCGATTTCGGTAACCATGCTGCTGGGCTTGTACGAGGCCGCAGACCGCGTGGTGGCCGATGCCCAGGCCATCCAGTTGCCGACGCAGTTGCTGGTGTCGGGGGCTGATCTGGTGGTCGAACGCGCCCCGCAGGAACGCTTCTTCGAGCGCCTGGGCAGTGCCCGCAAGGAAATGCACCTGCTGCCAGGGTTCTTCCACGACACCCTCGGCGAGCGTGATCGCGGCCATGTGCTCAGGCGCATCGAGCGCTTCGTCAGCCAGTGTTTCGACGCGCCGCTGCCGGCCCCTTCGCTGCTCGATGCCGACCGGGTCGGCGCCAGCTGCGCCGAAGCCGAAAGCCTGGCCGCGCCGCTACCGCGCCATTCGCCGCGCGACCTGTACTGGCGCGCCACCCGTGCCGGCCTGCGCCTGGGCAAGGGCCTGTCGGAGGGGGTGAAGCTGGGCTTTGACACCGGCTTCGATTCCGGCAGCACGCTCGACTACGTGTACCGCGACCTGCCCACCGGCAAAGGCCGACTGGGACGCATGATCGATCGCAACTACCTCGACGCCATCGGCTGGCGCGGCATTCGCCAGCGCAAGGTGCACGCCGAGGAGTTGTTGCGCGAGGCCATCGCGCGTTTGCACCAGCAGCAGCGCCCGGTGCATATCGTCGATATTGCCGCCGGCCACGGCCGCTACATCCTCGAAGCCCTGCAAGGCCTGCCGCAGTTGCCCGATTCGATTCTGCTGCGCGACTACAGCGAGCTGAACGTGCGCCAGGGCAGCGCGCTGATCGACGAAAAGGGCCTCGGCGCCATCGCCCAGTTCGTTCAGGGCGATGCCTTCGACCGCGATAGCCTGGCCAACCTGCCCACCCGCCCAACCCTGGCGGTGGTATCAGGCCTGTACGAGCTGTTCGCCGACAACACCCAGGTGGGCAACTCCCTGGCCGGGCTCGGTGACGCCGTCGAGGAAGGTGGCTACCTGATCTACACCGGCCAGCCGTGGCACCCACAGTTGGAGATGATCGCCCGTGCCCTGACCAGCCATCGCCAAGGCCAGGCCTGGGTCATGCGCCGGCGCAGCCAGGCAGAAATGGACCAACTGGTGGAGGCGGCAGGTTTCCGCAAGATCAGCCAACGCATCGACGAGTGGGGCATCTTCAGCGTCAGTCTGGCGCAACGGGTGAGTGAATGA
- the ypfJ gene encoding KPN_02809 family neutral zinc metallopeptidase: protein MDWRKGRRSDNVVDARGSGGGGGMRFGGGKGLGLGAILLIVGIGWLTGQDPLQILGQLTGQMEQRQAAPAGTEGKAPPANDEQAEFVSSILGDTEDTWKALFAQSGQQYREPKLVLFSGQVNSACGFASAAVGPFYCPADQRVYLDMSFFREMETRFSAAGDFAQAYVIAHEIGHHVQTLLGVSKQVQAARQRGERMEGANGLLVRQELQADCFAGVWAYQAQKRLNWLEPGDVEEALNAANAIGDDRLQQQGQGRVVPDSFTHGTSAQRVRWFKTGFDQGDAQRCDTFNARSL from the coding sequence ATGGATTGGCGAAAAGGTCGGCGCAGCGACAATGTGGTGGATGCCCGCGGCTCGGGCGGTGGCGGCGGTATGCGCTTTGGTGGCGGCAAGGGCCTGGGCCTGGGCGCCATTCTATTGATCGTCGGCATCGGCTGGCTGACCGGCCAGGACCCGTTGCAGATCCTCGGCCAGCTCACCGGCCAGATGGAACAACGCCAGGCTGCCCCCGCCGGCACCGAGGGCAAGGCGCCGCCGGCCAACGACGAACAGGCCGAGTTCGTCTCGTCGATTCTGGGCGACACCGAAGACACCTGGAAGGCGCTGTTCGCCCAGTCCGGCCAACAGTACCGCGAGCCGAAGCTGGTGCTGTTCAGCGGGCAGGTGAATTCGGCCTGCGGCTTCGCCTCGGCGGCGGTCGGCCCGTTCTATTGCCCGGCCGACCAGCGCGTGTACCTCGACATGTCGTTCTTCCGCGAGATGGAAACGCGCTTCTCTGCCGCTGGCGACTTCGCCCAGGCCTACGTCATCGCCCATGAGATCGGCCACCACGTGCAGACCCTGCTGGGTGTGTCGAAACAGGTGCAGGCGGCGCGTCAGCGTGGCGAGCGCATGGAAGGCGCCAATGGCCTGCTGGTGCGTCAGGAGCTACAGGCCGACTGCTTCGCCGGGGTCTGGGCCTACCAGGCTCAGAAGCGCCTCAACTGGCTGGAGCCGGGTGATGTCGAAGAAGCCCTGAACGCTGCCAACGCCATCGGCGATGACCGTTTGCAGCAACAAGGCCAAGGCCGCGTGGTACCGGACTCGTTCACCCACGGCACCTCGGCGCAGCGCGTGCGCTGGTTCAAGACCGGCTTCGACCAGGGTGACGCACAGCGCTGCGATACCTTCAACGCCCGCAGCCTCTGA
- a CDS encoding putative quinol monooxygenase — protein sequence MTEPYAFILKAKTRAEKADAFELLFRAAVQSSRAEKGCIEYHMLRDKKDPSLFVFFEVWASEADFQEHLKKPHMVTFHEQRTEYLETDFDIQSIEMLSPASSSR from the coding sequence ATGACCGAACCCTACGCGTTCATTCTCAAAGCCAAGACCCGCGCAGAAAAAGCCGACGCCTTCGAACTGCTGTTCCGCGCCGCCGTGCAATCGAGCCGCGCTGAAAAAGGTTGCATCGAATACCACATGCTGCGCGACAAGAAAGACCCGAGCCTGTTCGTGTTCTTCGAGGTGTGGGCCAGTGAGGCCGACTTCCAGGAGCACCTGAAAAAACCGCACATGGTCACCTTCCACGAGCAACGCACCGAATACCTGGAAACCGATTTCGATATCCAGTCCATCGAGATGCTCAGCCCAGCCTCATCCAGCCGTTGA
- a CDS encoding methyl-accepting chemotaxis protein produces the protein MTEQDLIFRSACMNSWFANISVNLKLGLGFGVVLLLTGLLALTGWFSVGGLIDRSNWMSDIGQLNKDLTELRVARLQYMIANGDDASAANVQAKLDTFSAQQQRLTSTFKSAENVRLLGELGKTIEQYKASLNLMRSGYKTSLAARERMQEASARADATLEALAKAMLARSEPDGMLLAHYQLTSEARLQLQRLIVDVRGYIADSSAANERTALNQLQSTVSAAADLQAQLPRDADGAQRFTAQVGVYRDAVQSFREAVATIAKARQEMTVEGADIVKTSNALYQLQLDRRDSESAQARTLQIGATLLALLFGIIAAIVITRQITKPLQETLSVVERIASGDLTHTLHVKRRDELGVLQQSIGHMGTTLRELIGGIRDGVTQIASAAEELSAVTEQTSAGANSQKVETDQVATAMHEMAATVQEVARNAEQASVAATSADGVARDGERVVGEAISQIERLAGEVHRSSEAMNSLQQESQKIGSVMDVIKSVAEQTNLLALNAAIEAARAGEAGRGFAVVADEVRGLAQRTQKSTEEIEALIEGLHKGTQQVATVMLGSRELTDSSVELARRAGDSLGTITGTVSSIQAMNQQIAAAAEQQGAVAEEISRSILNVRDVSEQTAAASDETAASSVELARLGGHLQMLVSQFKV, from the coding sequence ATGACGGAGCAAGACTTAATCTTCAGGAGTGCGTGCATGAACAGCTGGTTTGCCAACATCAGCGTGAATTTGAAACTGGGACTGGGCTTCGGCGTGGTTCTGCTACTGACCGGCCTGCTGGCCCTGACTGGCTGGTTCAGCGTCGGTGGCCTGATCGACCGCAGCAACTGGATGAGCGACATCGGTCAGCTCAACAAGGACCTCACCGAGCTGCGTGTTGCCCGCCTGCAGTACATGATCGCCAACGGCGACGACGCCTCGGCGGCCAACGTCCAGGCCAAGCTCGATACCTTCAGCGCGCAGCAGCAGCGCCTGACCAGCACCTTCAAGAGTGCCGAGAACGTCCGCCTGCTGGGCGAACTGGGCAAGACCATCGAGCAGTACAAGGCGTCCTTGAATCTGATGCGCAGTGGCTACAAGACCTCCTTGGCCGCACGCGAGCGCATGCAGGAGGCGTCTGCGCGTGCCGATGCCACCCTCGAAGCGCTGGCTAAAGCCATGCTGGCCCGCTCGGAACCCGACGGCATGCTGCTGGCACACTACCAACTGACCAGCGAAGCGCGTCTGCAACTGCAGCGGCTGATCGTCGACGTGCGTGGCTACATCGCCGACAGCAGTGCCGCCAACGAGCGCACCGCCCTCAACCAGTTGCAGAGCACCGTCAGCGCGGCAGCCGACCTGCAAGCGCAACTGCCGCGCGACGCCGACGGCGCCCAGCGCTTCACCGCGCAGGTCGGGGTATATCGCGATGCGGTGCAGTCGTTCCGCGAAGCGGTCGCCACCATCGCCAAGGCCCGCCAGGAAATGACCGTCGAAGGCGCCGATATCGTCAAGACCAGCAATGCCCTGTACCAACTGCAACTCGATCGCCGCGACAGCGAGAGCGCCCAGGCGCGCACCTTGCAGATCGGCGCCACCTTGCTGGCCCTGTTGTTCGGCATCATCGCTGCAATCGTCATTACCCGGCAGATCACCAAGCCGTTGCAGGAAACCCTGAGCGTGGTCGAACGCATCGCCAGTGGCGACCTCACCCACACCCTGCACGTCAAGCGCCGTGACGAGCTGGGCGTGCTGCAACAGAGTATCGGCCACATGGGCACCACCCTGCGTGAACTGATCGGCGGCATCCGCGATGGCGTCACGCAGATCGCCAGCGCCGCCGAGGAACTGTCGGCAGTGACCGAACAGACCAGCGCCGGGGCCAACAGCCAGAAAGTCGAGACCGATCAAGTCGCCACCGCCATGCACGAAATGGCCGCCACCGTGCAGGAAGTTGCGCGCAATGCCGAGCAGGCTTCGGTTGCCGCCACCAGCGCCGACGGTGTCGCCCGCGATGGCGAGCGCGTGGTGGGCGAGGCGATCTCGCAGATCGAGCGCCTGGCCGGTGAAGTGCACCGCTCCAGCGAAGCGATGAACAGCCTGCAACAGGAAAGCCAGAAGATCGGCAGCGTCATGGACGTGATCAAGTCGGTGGCCGAGCAGACCAACCTGCTGGCCCTCAACGCCGCCATCGAAGCCGCCCGTGCCGGTGAGGCCGGCCGTGGCTTCGCCGTGGTCGCCGACGAGGTGCGCGGCCTGGCGCAACGTACGCAGAAATCCACCGAGGAAATCGAAGCGCTGATCGAGGGCCTGCACAAAGGCACGCAACAGGTCGCCACGGTCATGCTCGGCAGCCGCGAGCTGACCGACAGCAGCGTCGAGCTGGCACGCCGGGCCGGCGACTCGCTGGGCACCATCACCGGAACGGTGTCGAGCATCCAGGCGATGAACCAGCAGATCGCCGCCGCTGCCGAGCAGCAAGGCGCCGTGGCCGAGGAAATCAGCCGCAGCATCCTCAACGTACGCGACGTCTCGGAACAGACCGCCGCCGCCAGCGACGAAACCGCTGCCTCCAGCGTGGAACTGGCACGGCTGGGCGGGCATTTGCAGATGCTGGTGAGTCAGTTCAAGGTGTGA